The Siansivirga zeaxanthinifaciens CC-SAMT-1 region TTGAAGTATTATTTAATAATACGAGAAACGCTTTTGAAACTCAATCTTTCGAGGAGATTGGAATAATTTTAGGTAGAAAAACTGAAATAACCTCTTTAGTAACAAACAAAATACAGAAACAAGTAGAACGCACCCGTACCGAAGAATCGAGTCCGAAAAACACCACGCTTTACTTTAGTATTTTATTAGAAACTAAAGATTTATTAAATGCCACTATGAATCTTTTAGAAGAATATCATAACGCGCATGATGCTAAGGTAGCTCCTGCAAGAATTAATAAAGACCAAGAATAAACAGGTTTAAATAAATAAAAAACACCTCTATGGAGGTGTTTTTTTATGCAGTTATTTAAGAAATAAGTCTAATTAGTTAATTACTTTTACAAAAAATTAAACATATGATTTCTACAAACGAATATTTTGAAGGCAATGTTAAGTCTTTAGGCTATGTAACTGCTTCAGGCAAATCTACTTTAGGTGTTATGAATCCTGGCGATTATGAATTTGGCACCTCACAACATGAAACCATGCGTGTTATTGAGGGTGAAATGACGGTTAAATTACCAGAATCAAACGATTGGAATACGTTTAAAGCAGGAGATACTTTTGAGGTAGATGCCAACAAATCTTTTCTAGTTAAAGTAAGTGTTCAAACTTCGTATTTGTGCCAGTACAAATAAAACTAACAACATAACCAAACTAAAAAAGCACCTCTTTCGAGGTGCTTTTTTTTATGCAGCATTCCAAAGAGACTTAATTTCTTCGCATATAAATTCAATCTCCGAAAGTGTTTTTGATAAGTTATTTGGAACTTTAATAACACTTTCACCAAAGACATCTATTGACAAACAAAATTCCTCTAAAACAATTTCACCTTCGCTAGCAACTACTTCACTAAGATATTTACTTAATAAACTTGATATATATCTAGATTGAACTTTATCAAATATATTATTCTTTGATATGTGAATTTTAACAGCTCCTAAAAAAATCTTTTCACCGATTTTTATTTTAAAGATAACATCTGGTGAAATAATAATTTCAACACCATTAAGCTCAATTGACACTATCCCGTAAAGTGTGTAAGTTAAAAATCGAGGGTTTAACTTTTTTAAAGTTGAACCCTTTTTTCAAATATAGTTAAAAACTGGTTTAAAATAATGCCCCAGTTCCTAATAGGCATCGACCATTTTTTGGTAGCCTCTCTAAGGGCTAAAAAAGTGGACTTCATAACAGCTTCATCTGTTGGGAATGAGAGCTTGTTTTTAGTGTATTTTCTGATTTTTCCATTAAGGTTTTCAATAAGGTTCGTAGTGTAAATGATTTTTCTAATTTCTAAAGGAAATTCATAGAAAGCGGTAAGTTCTTCCCAGTTATCTCTCCAGCTTTTAATAGCGTAAGAGTACTTGTGTTCCCATTTCTGAGCAAAGTCTTCTAGGGCGGCTTTTGCTGCACTTTTGGTGGGTGCATCGTAGATGCTTTTCATGTCCTTTGTAAATTCTTTCTTGTCTTTCCAAACAACATACCGACAAGCATTACGAATCTGGTGTACCACGCAGATTTGGGTTTTAGATTCAGGAAAAACGTTTTTAATGGTGTCGGTAAAACCGTTAAGATTATCTGTGGCCGTGATAAGCAAATCCTGAACGCCTCTGGCTTTCATATCGGTTAGTACACTCATCCAAAAGGCTGCCGATTCATTCTTCCCCAACCAAAGCCCTAAGACTTCCTTTTTACCATCTCTACGCAGTCCTACGGCGATGTACATGGTTTTGTTAATGACTTTGGAGTTCTCCCGAACCTTAAATACGATGCCATCCATCCAAGTAATTAAATATACGGGCTCCAGAGGTCTGTTTTGCCAAGCAACAATATCATTGGTAACTTTATCTGTGATACGTGATATGGTAGATGTGGATACATCAAAATCGTAAACTTCTCGGATTTGCTCTTCAATATCAGAATTACTCATACCCTTGGCATAAAGGCTGATAATGACGTTTTCTATGCCATCAACCATGTTAGTGCGTTTAGGAACCAGCATAGGGTTAAAAGAAGCGTCCCGGTCTCTGGGAACTTTAATATTAGTCTCTCCTAAAGCTGTTTTTATCTTTTTAGACCCATAGCCGTTACGGGTATTGCTATTATCGGATTGCTGATGCTTCTCATAGTCTAAATGAGCATCAAGTTCCCCTTCTAGCATCTTTTCAATACCTCGCTTTTGAATGGATTTTAGAAAGGAGGTCAGTTCGTCTCCTGTTTTAAACTGTTTTAAAAAATCGTCGTTTAGAAAATCTTCTTTCTTCATAAGTGTGTAAATTTTAAAATTAAACAAAAAAATTTCGAGGGTTGCAACCCTCGATATTTTTAACTTTACACACTTTGTGAGATACTACCGCTCAATTGACTTTGATTCTACTTTTTTAATAACCTCAAAAGTTTCGCTCTTAAGTGAATGAGGGAGTTTTAAACTAACATATCTTTCTAAAGCTTCTAATGAAACTGTCCTGTCATGAATTTGCCTTGATTTTATAGGTTTTCTGAGTTTTAATTCTTCTATACCTTTAAAAACAGGTTCTAAATCGCAATTATTCTCAATCGATTTTCTGATTCTAGATTTAGGTAATTGATACCATGATATCCTAAACTTGTTAGGTTGCTTTTGTTGTCTGATAATAGTTCGCTTTTTTGATTCTGTTGCTTTAGAAAAATCTGCAAACTGATTAATTGAAATTAAAATTTTTTTTGTCATGTAAAATTTCTATTACGTAAACTCATGTTTGTTAATGAGTTTACTTGTTAATAAATCTCATTATTGTTGATAATTAAAAAAATCAACACTTTAATAGAATATTTAACTTGGCTAGAAGATTCTAATTTTGTACGTTTGAAGAACAAAATAGTAGATGAGTTAATCTCACTTCTACATAATTACAAATTTGGATCCGACACCTAAATTGTAAATTAAAAACCAAGAGGGATATTTCTAAATGTCCCTTTTTTTATTTATTTTTTTAACTCTTCTTTATATAAAACTAAATTAATTTAAAACTCAAATTTAAGTCTACCTCATTAAAAATAAAAGGTATAGATATAAACATTCTTGAAAAGTTTTGAACAATAATTCATACAATTTTAAAAAAGCACCTCTTTCGAGGTGCTTTTTTTATATAACACTTAATTTAAAAATTTATCTCTTAGCCAGATAACCTCGAGATCGTATTTGCTTTACGAACCACACATTAAACAATCGTCTCCTTCTGATGCCTTAGCCTGCGCAATTAACGCTTTCATTTCTTCGGCAGTCATAGGTTCTACATTAGATTCTGCTGTATTGGTTTGTTGTGCAAATTTAGCTGCGTTATTAACCGCAATCTGTCTTTTTTGTTCTTGTTTTGCTGAGTCTGCTTCATTAACCACCACCACTTCTTCTGCAGTAGGCTCTTCTTTTTTAGTTGTAGATAGAGTAAATTTAATAGCATCAACAGCACTCTTAGTACGTAAATAATACATACCGGTTTTTAAGCCACTTTTCCATGCATAGAAATGCATCGATGTTAATTTAGCCATGGTCGCTCCTTCCATAAATAAGTTTAGCGATTGCGACTGGTCTATGAAGTATCCACGCTGACGAGACATATCGATAATATCTTTCATGCTTAACTCCCAAACCGTTTTGTATAAGTCTTTAATATGCTGCGGAACATCTACATTTTGTACAGATCCGTTAGCACGCATAATATCTTGTTTTAAACCATCGTTCCAAAGGCCTAGCTCTACTAAATCTTCTAATAAATGTTTGTTTACAACAATAAATTCTCCAGACAATACACGTCTTGTATAAATATTAGACGTATAAGGCTCAAAACACTCGTTATTTCCTAAAATTTGAGATGTAGAAGCTGTTGGCATTGGCGCAACTAAAAGCGAGTTACGTACCCCATGTTTAAGTACTTGTTTACGTAATTTATCCCAATCCCAGTTACCGCTTAATTCTTCATCTTTAATATTCCAAAGATTATGTTGAAATTGGCCTTTGCTAATTGGAGAACCTTCATACGTTTGATAAGGACCATCTGCTTTGGCTTCTTCCATACTTGCTGTTACAGCAGCATAGTAAAGTGTTTCGAAAATATCTTGATTTAATTTTTTAGCCTGATCGCTTGTAAAAGGCATACGTAATTGAATAAACGTATCTGCCAATCCTTGAACACCTAAACCAATAGGTCTGTGACGCATGTTTGAATTTTTCGCCTCTACAACCGGATAGTAATTTCTATCGATAACACGGTTTAAGTTTTTGGTTACGCGTTTGGTTATACGGAATAATTCTTTATGATCGAATTCGCCATTTTTAACAAACATTGGAAGTGCTATCGATGCTAAATTACAAACAGCAACCTCATCTGGTGATGTATATTCTAAAATCTCGGTACATAAGTTAGAAGAACGAATGGTTCCTAAATTTTGCTGATTTGATTTACGGTTTGCAGCATCTTTATATAACATGTAAGGCGTACCCGTTTCAATTTGAGATTCTAATATTTTCTCCCAAAGCTCACGTGCTTTAATAGTTTTACGGCCTTTACCTTCGGCTTCGTATTTTAGGTATAAAGCTTCAAAAGCTTCACTGTGTACTTCATCCAGACCTGGACACTCATTAGGACACATTAACGTCCAAGGGCCATCTTCTTGGACACGCTCCATAAATAAATCTGAAATCCACATCGCATAAAATAAATCGCGAGCACGCATTTCTTCTTTACCGTGGTTTTTCTTTAAATCTAAGAAATCCATAATATCGGCATGCCAAGTTTCAATGTACATGGCGAAACTTCCTTTACGTTTTCCACCACCTTGGTCTACATAACGCGCCGTATCGTTAAATACTTTAAGCATAGGTACAATACCATTACTAGTACCATTTGTACCCGCTATATAGCTTCCCGTTGCGCGAATATTGTGTATAGCTAAACCAATACCTCCAGCAGATTGCGAGATTTTAGCTGTTTGTTTTAAAGTATCGTAAATACCGTCGATACTATCGTCTTTCATTGTTAATAAGAAACAAGACGACATTTGCGGTTTAGGTGTACCCGAGTTAAAAAGTGTAGGCGTTGCGTGCGTAAAATACTTTTTAGACATAAGTTCGTAGGTTTCAATAACCGATTCTAAATCGTTTAAATGAATTCCTACGGCAACACGCATAAGCATATGTTGTGGGCGTTCTGCTATTTCGCCGTTTAATTTTAGTAAGTAAGAGCGTTCTAAAGTTTTAAAACCAAAGTAATCATAACCAAAATCGCGATTGTATATAATAGTAGAATCTAAAACATCTTTGTTTTCCATGATTACCTCATACACATCATCTGCTAAAAGTGGCGCATTTTTACCAGTTCTTGGGTTTACATAGGTATACAAATCGTGCATAACCTCACTAAACGTTTTTTTCGTGTTTTTGTGTAAGTTAGACACCGATATACGCGCTGCTAAACGTGCGTAATCTGGATGTGCCGTGGTCATGGTTGCAGCAATTTCTGCAGCTAAATTATCAAGTTCACTGGTTGTAACACCATCGTATAATCCTTCAATAACTCTCATGGTTACTTTTAAAGGATCTACAAGTTCGTTTAATCCGTAACATAATTTACGAACCCTAGCCGTAATTTTGTCAAACATGACTTGCTCTTTTCTGCCGCCTCTTTTTACTACATACATGGTTTTTGGTTAATTTAAGTTAGTATTATATTGGTATTATTTTTCTAATTTTTCTAGAACAGTGGTCTTCTTTTCTAAAAATTTTAGAATAATAAAAATGACTCCTGTTACTATTGTTGCGTTAAACTCCCAACTGTCTGTTAATAAAACAGTGCCTGTTTTAACATAATTTTCAACAAAAGCGAAAAGGTAAAATAACAGACATAACAGGAATAACCCATTACGCTCCTTTTCTAAAACGCGTCTCCAATTAAATGGAATGTTTGGTTTTTTATAATTTAAATGTTTAGGAACAAAAATTGGCGTTTTTTCAGTCCAATCCAGGTAAACAGATTTAAATTTATCTCTTAAAAATTCTTCTTCGGCGTAAATGATGCGCTCGTAGTACATCCAAAAAACGAATGTAAATAACACTACAAACCACAAATTACCTGTTAGCATACACACAGCTAACCACATTAAATAATTCCCTACATACAACGGGTTTCTAATAATAGAATACAAACCGGTTGTGTTTAGTGTGTCTGCAATAAGTTTATCTTTTCTACCTGAAGTATTTACAGGGGTATAACCAACTGTAAAACAACGAATAAGTAAACCTAAAAAACCAACAAACACACAGCTACTTTTTAATATTTCTGATATTGTTGATGAACTATGTTCTTTAAAATATGCTGCCTCGTAACCTATCATTATAAGACCAGCGACTAAAAATAACACAGGCAAATAGCCTCTGTATTTAAATAAAAAACCGCCTTGAGCTTTTAACTCTTCACGTAATGCCATATTGTTTAATTATAAATCTTAATAAAAATTAAAAATCGGCATCAAAAGTAAACTTGTCTTTATCTTCTTCTTTGTTTAATACCCCTGCTTTTTGATATTCAGATACACGTTTTTCAAAGAAATTTGTTTTTCCTTGTAACGAAATCATATCCATAAAATCGAATGGGTTTGCGGTGTTGTACTCTTTTTCACAACCTAATTCAGACAGTAATCTATCGGTTACAAACTCTAAATACTGCGACATTAATTTGGCATTCATACCAATTAAACTCGCTGGTAAAGATTCTGTAATAAACTCACGTTCTATATCTAAAGCATCTACAAGAATTTCTCTTATTCTGGCTTTAGGCACTTTATTTACTAAGTGTTTGTTATGTAAATGCACAGCAAAATCGCAATGCACACCTTCGTCGCGAGATATTAACTCGTTAGAGAAGGTTAATCCTGGCATTAAACCTCTTTTCTTTAACCAGAAAATAGAACAAAACGCCCCAGAAAAGAAAATACCCTCTACAGCTGCAAAAGCTATTAAACGTTCTGCAAAACTTGGCGATTCAATCCATTTTAGAGCCCACTCGGCTTTTTTCTGAATTGCAGGAAAGTTATCTATGGCATTAAATAATAAATCTTTTTCTTTTTCGTCTTTTACATACGTATCAATTAAAAGCGAATAGGTTTCACTGTGAATGTTTTCCATCATGATTTGGAAACCATAAAAGAATTTAGCCTCACTATATTGAACTTCATTCACAAAGTTTTCAGCTAAATTTTCATTTACAATACCATCACTAGCTGCAAAAAATGCCAAGATGTGTTTAATGAAATAACGCTCGTCATCATTTAATTTATCTTTCCAATCTGAAAGGTCTTGATGTAAATCGATTTCTTCTGCTGTCCAGAAGCTCGCCTCAGATTTTTTGTACCACTCCCAAATATCATGATGTTGAATTGGAAAAATAACGAATCGATCTTTATTTTCTTGCAGAATGGGTTCTATTGCTTGAGACATTTTTTTTAGTTTTTATTTAAATAATTAATGAAAATCAGGACTGATTTGGGAATAACAAAGATTGAAAATTGAAGTTAAAAATGAAAGGTATAGTTATAAACATTCTCGAAAAGTTTTTAACAATTAAAAAAACTCTTTTGAAAATGAAGTTTCAAAAAAAAATAATTAATTATTTGATTTACAAGTATTTAATTTTTTTGAAAACACAAAAAGTTTACAGAAAATTTAATTTTATATGGTTTTAAACCCCTAGTTTTAAAGGGGTTTTAGGCCGAAATTTTAAGTTATTAAAACTTATTAGCAACCTTCTCTAACTCCATGTACCAGTCTTCGCCAAATTTTCTAATTAAGGCTTCTTTTACAAATTTGTAAATAGGAATTTGAAGTTCTTTACCTAAAGAACAGGCATCGTCGCAAATGTGCCATTTGTGATAATTTACTGCCGAAAATTCGGTGTAATCTTGAACGCGAACAGGGTATAAATGACAAGAAACTGGTTTTTTCCAAGAAACTTCGCCTTGGTTGTAGGCTTCTTCAATAGCACAAAGGGCTACATTTTTTTTATCGAAAATAACATAGGCACAGTCGGCGCCATTAATAAGTGGTGTTTCAAAATCGCCTTCTTCAGAGGTTGTATAAACGCCTTGTGCTTCAATTGCAGCAATACCCTCTTTTCTTAAAAAAGGTTTTACTTTGGGATAAATGTCTTTTAAAATCTGAGTTTCGTGTGCTTCTAAGGGTGCACCTGCATCGCCATCAATACAACAAGCGCCTTTGCATGCCGACAGATTGCACAAAAAATCTTTTTCAATAATATCTTCTGAAACGATGGTTTTTCCTAACTGAAACATAAATACACCTATATTGGAGTTGGCAAAAATAACGAAACTTTAGCGTTTATTAATACTGTTATTCATGTTATTAAAATACTTTTGCATCAAATTTTAAAAGTAGAGCTATGCAACTTAATTTTAAGGAAATATTCACAGCCTTTATGGTGCTTTTTGCTGTAATTGATATTGTAGGAAACATTCCTATTATAATAGATTTAAGAAAAAAAGTTGGCCACATACAAAGCGAAAAAGCATCGATTGTTGCTGGTATTATTTTAGTTTTCTTTTTATTTTTAGGAAAAAGTATTTTAAACTTAATAGGCATCGATGTGAACTCGTTTGCAGTAGCAGGTTCGTTTATTTTATTTTTTATTGCTTTAGAAATGATTTTAGGCATAACGCTTTATAAACATGAAGAACTTTCTGCCGAAACTGCTACTATATTTCCGTTGGCATTTCCGCTTATTGCCGGACCTGGAAGTTTAACAACTTTATTATCGTTAAGAGCAGAATTTAAAACCGAAAACATAATTGTTGCTGTATTTCTAAATGTTATTGTTATTTTTATAGTATTAAAAACATCGACAAAAATTGAACGTATTATTGGGCAAAACGGCATTAATATTATTCGTAAAGTTTTTGGCGTGGTATTATTAGCCATTGCAGTTAAATTGTTTGCTCATAACATACAGGCCTTATTTAATATTAATTAATACAAAAAATAACCATGAAAATTTTCACCATAATTATAAGCGTTTTATCTGTAGCTCTTATTGTTTTTAACTTAACAAAAGTAAATTATAGTGCGCCGTTAGAAGGCAATAGCACCGTTGCTTTAATTACTATTTTAGCATCGCTTTGTGCTTTATTTATTGTGCTAATACTTTATGTTTCTAAACGTATTGAAGCCAAAGTAAAAAACCAAAAGTAAATTATGTTTGATGCGCTTATAATAGGTGGTGGTGCTGCAGGCTTATCTTGTGCTTTGGTTTTAGGATCTGCAAAAGAAAAAGCCTTTGCAAAAAACAAACGCATTGGCATTGTAATACATCAAAAAACTTCGCATTTACAAACCGCTTTATTTAATAATGTATTAGGTCTGGAACCAGGTACCTTGGGTGCCAATATTTTAAAAAATGGCAAAAAACAACTTGCTAAGCTATATCCGCATGTTGAACAAATTGACAGAGAAAAAGTTTTAGAAATTTCTAAAATTGAAGATGTATTCTTGGTGCAAACCAACAAAAACAGCTACCAAGCTAAAATAGTTGTTGTTGCTGTGGGTTACACTAATTTAATGAGCCTAAAAGGTTTAGAATCTTACATAGCACCTCATCCCAGATCGCCCATTGAAAAAGACAGGATTTGGTTAAAAAACACCGATCATATTGTTGATAAAAACCTTTATGTAGCAGGATCGTTAGCCGGTTGGCGCAGCCAGTTTGCTATTTGTGC contains the following coding sequences:
- the ppnP gene encoding pyrimidine/purine nucleoside phosphorylase; translation: MISTNEYFEGNVKSLGYVTASGKSTLGVMNPGDYEFGTSQHETMRVIEGEMTVKLPESNDWNTFKAGDTFEVDANKSFLVKVSVQTSYLCQYK
- a CDS encoding IS256 family transposase; this translates as MKKEDFLNDDFLKQFKTGDELTSFLKSIQKRGIEKMLEGELDAHLDYEKHQQSDNSNTRNGYGSKKIKTALGETNIKVPRDRDASFNPMLVPKRTNMVDGIENVIISLYAKGMSNSDIEEQIREVYDFDVSTSTISRITDKVTNDIVAWQNRPLEPVYLITWMDGIVFKVRENSKVINKTMYIAVGLRRDGKKEVLGLWLGKNESAAFWMSVLTDMKARGVQDLLITATDNLNGFTDTIKNVFPESKTQICVVHQIRNACRYVVWKDKKEFTKDMKSIYDAPTKSAAKAALEDFAQKWEHKYSYAIKSWRDNWEELTAFYEFPLEIRKIIYTTNLIENLNGKIRKYTKNKLSFPTDEAVMKSTFLALREATKKWSMPIRNWGIILNQFLTIFEKRVQL
- a CDS encoding ribonucleoside-diphosphate reductase subunit alpha — protein: MYVVKRGGRKEQVMFDKITARVRKLCYGLNELVDPLKVTMRVIEGLYDGVTTSELDNLAAEIAATMTTAHPDYARLAARISVSNLHKNTKKTFSEVMHDLYTYVNPRTGKNAPLLADDVYEVIMENKDVLDSTIIYNRDFGYDYFGFKTLERSYLLKLNGEIAERPQHMLMRVAVGIHLNDLESVIETYELMSKKYFTHATPTLFNSGTPKPQMSSCFLLTMKDDSIDGIYDTLKQTAKISQSAGGIGLAIHNIRATGSYIAGTNGTSNGIVPMLKVFNDTARYVDQGGGKRKGSFAMYIETWHADIMDFLDLKKNHGKEEMRARDLFYAMWISDLFMERVQEDGPWTLMCPNECPGLDEVHSEAFEALYLKYEAEGKGRKTIKARELWEKILESQIETGTPYMLYKDAANRKSNQQNLGTIRSSNLCTEILEYTSPDEVAVCNLASIALPMFVKNGEFDHKELFRITKRVTKNLNRVIDRNYYPVVEAKNSNMRHRPIGLGVQGLADTFIQLRMPFTSDQAKKLNQDIFETLYYAAVTASMEEAKADGPYQTYEGSPISKGQFQHNLWNIKDEELSGNWDWDKLRKQVLKHGVRNSLLVAPMPTASTSQILGNNECFEPYTSNIYTRRVLSGEFIVVNKHLLEDLVELGLWNDGLKQDIMRANGSVQNVDVPQHIKDLYKTVWELSMKDIIDMSRQRGYFIDQSQSLNLFMEGATMAKLTSMHFYAWKSGLKTGMYYLRTKSAVDAIKFTLSTTKKEEPTAEEVVVVNEADSAKQEQKRQIAVNNAAKFAQQTNTAESNVEPMTAEEMKALIAQAKASEGDDCLMCGS
- a CDS encoding methyltransferase family protein — encoded protein: MALREELKAQGGFLFKYRGYLPVLFLVAGLIMIGYEAAYFKEHSSSTISEILKSSCVFVGFLGLLIRCFTVGYTPVNTSGRKDKLIADTLNTTGLYSIIRNPLYVGNYLMWLAVCMLTGNLWFVVLFTFVFWMYYERIIYAEEEFLRDKFKSVYLDWTEKTPIFVPKHLNYKKPNIPFNWRRVLEKERNGLFLLCLLFYLFAFVENYVKTGTVLLTDSWEFNATIVTGVIFIILKFLEKKTTVLEKLEK
- a CDS encoding ribonucleotide-diphosphate reductase subunit beta, with protein sequence MSQAIEPILQENKDRFVIFPIQHHDIWEWYKKSEASFWTAEEIDLHQDLSDWKDKLNDDERYFIKHILAFFAASDGIVNENLAENFVNEVQYSEAKFFYGFQIMMENIHSETYSLLIDTYVKDEKEKDLLFNAIDNFPAIQKKAEWALKWIESPSFAERLIAFAAVEGIFFSGAFCSIFWLKKRGLMPGLTFSNELISRDEGVHCDFAVHLHNKHLVNKVPKARIREILVDALDIEREFITESLPASLIGMNAKLMSQYLEFVTDRLLSELGCEKEYNTANPFDFMDMISLQGKTNFFEKRVSEYQKAGVLNKEEDKDKFTFDADF
- a CDS encoding DUF3109 family protein, yielding MFQLGKTIVSEDIIEKDFLCNLSACKGACCIDGDAGAPLEAHETQILKDIYPKVKPFLRKEGIAAIEAQGVYTTSEEGDFETPLINGADCAYVIFDKKNVALCAIEEAYNQGEVSWKKPVSCHLYPVRVQDYTEFSAVNYHKWHICDDACSLGKELQIPIYKFVKEALIRKFGEDWYMELEKVANKF
- a CDS encoding MarC family protein encodes the protein MQLNFKEIFTAFMVLFAVIDIVGNIPIIIDLRKKVGHIQSEKASIVAGIILVFFLFLGKSILNLIGIDVNSFAVAGSFILFFIALEMILGITLYKHEELSAETATIFPLAFPLIAGPGSLTTLLSLRAEFKTENIIVAVFLNVIVIFIVLKTSTKIERIIGQNGINIIRKVFGVVLLAIAVKLFAHNIQALFNIN
- a CDS encoding FAD-dependent oxidoreductase produces the protein MFDALIIGGGAAGLSCALVLGSAKEKAFAKNKRIGIVIHQKTSHLQTALFNNVLGLEPGTLGANILKNGKKQLAKLYPHVEQIDREKVLEISKIEDVFLVQTNKNSYQAKIVVVAVGYTNLMSLKGLESYIAPHPRSPIEKDRIWLKNTDHIVDKNLYVAGSLAGWRSQFAICAGSGTHVATDILTLWNGGNHTKVHDKIAL